The Dermacentor albipictus isolate Rhodes 1998 colony chromosome 2, USDA_Dalb.pri_finalv2, whole genome shotgun sequence genome has a segment encoding these proteins:
- the LOC139055391 gene encoding uncharacterized protein: MARFWFRRLRRADDGGPVYVLELNSPSPPVEEPNSLDAVHFSRKGIIESRNTLILSAVVALLAVLAIGFALAVIFREHTSLASFEPMTDFAAYRRQPFSMVELASHRTKHKPSPGTNAVTAARGANNTSGSSRRHLPAQSPSTKQ, encoded by the exons ATGGCTCGTTTTTGGTTTCGACGCCTACGACGTGCCGACGACGGTGG GCCCGTCTACGTGCTCGAGCTGAATAGCCCGTCTCCACCGGTGGAAGAACCCAACAGTTTGGACGCGGTGCACTTCAGCAGGAAAGGCATCATCGAAAGCCGCAACACTCTCATCCTTTCAGCCGTGGTGGCGCTGTTGGCCGTACTTGCTATTGGCTTCGCCCTGGCCGTCATCTTC AGAGAGCACACGTCACTGGCCTCGTTCGAACCGATGACTGACTTCGCGGCATACAGGAGGCAACCGTTCAGCATGGTAGAG CTGGCCAGCCATCGGACAAAGCACAAACCATCTCCCGGTACAAACGCCGTAACTGCTGCGAGAGGCGCGAACAATACGAGCGGAAGCTCGCGTCGTCATCTGCCTGCCCAGTCGCCCAGCACCAAGCAATAA